Proteins from one Prinia subflava isolate CZ2003 ecotype Zambia chromosome 4, Cam_Psub_1.2, whole genome shotgun sequence genomic window:
- the LOC134549702 gene encoding uncharacterized protein LOC134549702: MSAKTAISSAVLFASLLTIAQAWLVPQPQQNVWAVLAKSLGQDHICLNQASAANPMASCLVGIPFKDREMPKMLLGYAQKLRQEAAKMEHNLKHAHYIVAWYNYIKSLPKLENEPQELELLGSARAESCFHIRNDHVQRHHRHFVSSKAHFNTHWCNAVSFSYPPIPPQKSAQVFAHPRQLPRGTFLICGDHAWAGIPSHLSGGPCTFGTLGLFSPNKSQILDWVTQNSTNGAHLLAHSRKKREDYSLKKLADDCDEEIIHWSRSKGIAITVFAPWVAIAKTLGELGHLECWVAKQSRLTSRALSNLLKDEEITRQATLQNRAAIDYLLLLHGHSCEEFEGLCCFNLTSRAKGTREALKQMENMIGDIKQEYGDWLSNLFKGWGISGWTGSILRTVLLIVFVLFVAIASLGLMKKMLQNLISSSTSPLKAEVHRVAVEVGPEVFKEEEESFVDEDEQAEQLEIIVEEVRSFPREQWPTQQQWFAESYPRSEYLVDPPQFGYLR; encoded by the coding sequence ATGAGCGCCAAGACTGCCATCAGTTCAGCCGTCCTCTTCGCCAGTCTCCTGACCATCGCCCAGGCGTGGCTCGTCCCCCAGCCGCAACAGAACGTCTGGGCTGTCTTGGCCAAATCACTGGGCCAAGACCACATATGTCTCAACCAAGCGAGTGCCGCGAATCCCATGGcatcctgcctcgtggggatcccatttaaagatcgtgagatgcccaagatgcttctaggttatgctcaaaaacttagacaagaagctgctaaaatggaGCATAACCTAAAGCATGCCCATTACATCGTCGCGTGGTACAATTACattaaaagtcttccaaagttagaaaacgagcctcaggagctggagcttctaGGTTCCGCCAGAGCcgaatcttgttttcatatccGCAACGACCACGTCCAGCGTCACCACCGccattttgtctcctccaaagcccattttaatacTCATTGGTGTAACGCTGTGTCCTTTAGTTATCCtccaatccctccccaaaaatcagcccaagtcTTTGCCCATCCCCGCCAACTTCCCAGGGGAACATTCTTGATTTGCGGAGACCACgcatgggcaggtatcccctctcacctctccggaggcccgtgcacctttgggaccctcggattgttttcacccaacaaatcacaaattttggattgggttacacaaaattctacaaatggtgcacatctattggcacactctagaaagaagagagaagactactctctcaaaaaattggCAGACGATTGCGATGAGGAAATTATCCATTGGAGCAGATCTAAAGGCATCGCAATCACAGTATTTGCGCCGTGGGTCGCCATTGCTAAGACCCTCGGAGAATTAGGCCATTTGGAATGTTGGGTAGCTAAGCAATCCCGTTTGACTTCTAGGGCCCTAtcaaacctcctgaaagatgaggaaattacgaggcaggcaaccctccagaatcgtgcagccatcgattacctcctgctcctccacggtcactcgtgtgaggagtttgaggggctctgctgctttaatttgacatcTAGGGCCAAGGGGACTCGCGAGGcactcaaacaaatggaaaacatgatagGAGACATCAAGCAAGAATACGGGGACTGGCTCAGTAATTTGTTCAAGGGATGGGGGATCTCGGGTTGGACGGGATCGATTCTTAgaactgttctgttaattgtttttgtgctttttgttgctattgccagccttggactaatgaaaaagatgttgcagaatttgatttcttcctccacatcaccACTCAAAGCTGAAGTCCACCGAGTAGCCGTTGAAGTAggcccagaagtgttcaaggaggaggaggaaagcttcgttgatgaggacgagcaggctgaacagcttgaaatcaTCGTGGAAGAAGTGCGCAGCTTTCCTCGAGAACAATGGCCTActcaacagcagtggtttgcagaaTCATACCCACGTTCTGAATACCTGGTGGACCCCCCTCAATTCGGATATCTGAGATAG